From the genome of Streptococcus lutetiensis, one region includes:
- a CDS encoding glycoside hydrolase family 73 protein produces the protein MKSRFSFVQFLVFLAVLVLGIFSPLYAHRATPSANKTEKVSYNKSEFFADIAPTIQEVAEAYGVRPSLVIAQAALESDYGQNLLAVKYHNLFAVFAQLGNKPVTLKYKRYFVNEWQTEIGQFAVYKSWDDAIYDYFDLLKSGKIRNSEGAYDVMVSNKGYKKPAQALQDMGFSSDPNYASKLIAIIEENDLTTYDK, from the coding sequence ATGAAATCTCGATTCTCTTTTGTTCAATTTCTTGTATTTTTGGCTGTTTTGGTTCTAGGTATTTTTTCACCGCTATATGCTCACCGAGCAACACCTAGTGCAAATAAAACAGAAAAAGTTTCCTATAATAAGTCGGAATTTTTTGCTGACATTGCACCAACGATTCAAGAAGTGGCAGAAGCTTATGGCGTGCGTCCGTCATTGGTGATAGCACAAGCGGCGTTAGAATCTGATTATGGTCAAAATTTGCTAGCTGTAAAATATCATAATCTCTTTGCTGTTTTTGCGCAGCTAGGAAATAAACCTGTGACTTTGAAATACAAACGTTATTTTGTCAATGAGTGGCAAACTGAAATTGGCCAATTTGCTGTTTATAAATCTTGGGATGATGCTATTTACGATTATTTTGATTTGCTGAAATCAGGTAAAATTCGTAATAGCGAAGGTGCTTATGACGTTATGGTTTCTAACAAAGGGTACAAGAAACCAGCACAAGCACTGCAAGATATGGGCTTTAGTTCAGACCCCAATTATGCGAGTAAATTGATTGCTATTATTGAAGAAAATGACTTAACAACATATGATAAATAA
- the rpsI gene encoding 30S ribosomal protein S9, whose protein sequence is MAQAQYTGTGRRKNAVARVRLVPGTGKITVNKKDVEEYIPHADLRLVINQPFAVTSTVGSYDVFVNVVGGGYAGQSGAIRHGIARALLQVDPDFRDSLKRAGLLTRDARMVERKKPGLKKARKASQFSKR, encoded by the coding sequence ATGGCACAAGCACAATACACAGGTACTGGTCGTCGTAAAAACGCTGTTGCACGCGTACGTTTGGTCCCAGGTACTGGTAAAATCACAGTTAACAAAAAAGATGTAGAAGAATACATCCCACATGCTGACCTTCGTCTTGTTATCAACCAACCATTCGCAGTTACTTCAACTGTTGGTTCATACGACGTTTTCGTTAATGTTGTAGGTGGTGGTTACGCAGGTCAATCAGGAGCTATTCGTCACGGTATCGCTCGCGCATTGCTTCAAGTAGACCCAGACTTCCGTGATTCATTGAAACGCGCTGGTCTTCTTACACGTGATGCACGTATGGTTGAACGTAAAAAACCAGGTCTTAAAAAAGCTCGTAAAGCTTCACAATTCTCAAAACGTTAA
- the hrcA gene encoding heat-inducible transcriptional repressor HrcA has product MITQRQSEILNLIVELFTQTHEPIGSKTLQATIDSSGATIRNDMAKLEKLGLLEKAHTSSGRMPSAAGFKYFVEHSLSLDSIDERDIYQVVKAFDFEAFKLDDILQRASQVLADMTGYTSVILDVEPARQKLTAFDIVQLSSHDALAVLTLDESKPATIQFAIPKNFMLKDLVTLKEIVDERLLGRTVMDIHYKLRTEIPQVLQKYFTVTDNILDLFDYIFAELFRELVFVAGKVNSLDYADLGTYRFLDNDQRVAVALRSLMKEDEIANVQVADSQEPALANVTVLTHKFLIPYRGFGLLSLIGPIDMDYRRSVSLVNVIGRVLAMKLGDYYRYLNSNHYEVN; this is encoded by the coding sequence ATGATTACACAACGTCAAAGTGAAATTCTAAATTTAATCGTTGAATTGTTTACACAGACGCATGAACCTATTGGCTCTAAAACTTTGCAAGCAACTATCGATTCAAGTGGTGCTACCATTCGTAATGACATGGCTAAACTTGAAAAACTAGGGTTGCTTGAGAAAGCTCACACGTCTAGTGGGCGGATGCCAAGCGCTGCTGGATTTAAGTACTTTGTTGAGCATTCATTGAGTCTTGATAGTATCGATGAACGTGATATTTACCAAGTGGTTAAGGCTTTTGATTTTGAAGCTTTTAAGCTTGATGATATTTTACAAAGGGCAAGCCAAGTTTTGGCAGATATGACTGGTTATACATCAGTGATTTTGGATGTTGAGCCAGCTCGTCAAAAATTAACTGCCTTTGATATTGTTCAACTATCAAGTCATGACGCTTTAGCTGTTTTAACTTTGGATGAATCTAAACCAGCAACCATTCAGTTCGCCATTCCGAAAAACTTTATGTTAAAAGATTTGGTGACTTTGAAAGAAATTGTCGATGAACGTTTGCTTGGTCGCACGGTGATGGATATCCATTATAAGTTACGAACAGAAATTCCACAGGTTTTGCAAAAATACTTCACAGTGACAGATAATATTTTGGATTTGTTTGATTATATTTTTGCAGAATTGTTCAGAGAATTGGTTTTTGTAGCTGGTAAAGTTAATTCACTTGATTATGCTGATTTGGGAACTTATCGTTTCTTGGATAATGACCAGCGAGTGGCGGTTGCGCTTCGCTCTTTAATGAAAGAAGATGAAATTGCCAATGTTCAGGTTGCAGATAGTCAAGAGCCGGCTTTAGCAAATGTGACTGTTTTGACACATAAGTTTCTGATTCCTTATCGTGGATTTGGGCTCCTTAGCTTGATTGGTCCCATTGATATGGATTATCGCCGAAGCGTTAGCTTGGTTAATGTTATCGGGCGAGTTTTAGCGATGAAACTTGGTGATTACTACCGATATCTTAATAGTAATCATTACGAAGTCAACTAA
- a CDS encoding ketopantoate reductase family protein, with protein MALTYAVLGSGAMGLRFGLLLKEHLGAQVDFIDTWKEQIDTIRKQGGVYQSRDGKNRHLIPISIQTPEEYQGKPDVFIIFDKQMHLSQLLERSKHFFHENQYVFTGMNGMGHIEKINLYFAPEKVLAGTCLIGTVLKDAGNVDFIGKAGAGSINIAAQSGTVDDVQKQIITEFEASNLNPNLTDNFLGTLYTKVVFNSVINTICTLFEIRMGQFIDYEGAEKLGRQLIDEAYNVAELAGITPLNSRDEEWETIRYVSAETSPLHYPSMYQDMNKGRQTEVDYINGYIYDLGRTYDYQAKTHDFLRHLVHLAENIRKFR; from the coding sequence ATGGCTTTGACTTATGCTGTACTTGGAAGTGGTGCAATGGGACTACGTTTTGGGCTGCTATTAAAAGAACACCTCGGTGCTCAAGTGGATTTTATTGATACGTGGAAAGAGCAAATCGACACGATTAGAAAACAAGGTGGTGTTTATCAATCACGTGATGGTAAAAATCGTCATCTGATTCCGATTAGCATTCAGACACCAGAAGAATACCAAGGAAAACCAGATGTTTTTATCATTTTTGATAAACAAATGCATTTGTCGCAATTACTCGAACGAAGCAAGCATTTCTTCCACGAAAATCAATATGTTTTCACAGGAATGAACGGCATGGGACATATCGAGAAAATAAATCTCTATTTTGCGCCTGAAAAAGTTTTAGCAGGAACTTGTCTGATTGGAACGGTCTTGAAAGACGCAGGAAATGTTGATTTTATTGGAAAAGCAGGTGCTGGTTCTATTAATATAGCCGCTCAATCAGGAACGGTCGATGATGTTCAAAAGCAGATAATAACTGAATTTGAAGCCTCAAACCTCAATCCAAATCTGACTGATAATTTTTTAGGAACACTTTACACAAAAGTTGTGTTCAATTCTGTCATCAATACCATTTGTACCCTTTTTGAAATTCGTATGGGACAATTCATTGATTACGAAGGTGCCGAAAAACTAGGACGTCAATTAATTGATGAAGCTTATAACGTTGCCGAATTAGCGGGCATTACTCCTCTGAATAGTCGTGATGAAGAATGGGAGACCATTCGGTATGTTAGCGCGGAAACAAGTCCTCTGCATTATCCGTCAATGTACCAAGATATGAACAAAGGACGTCAGACAGAAGTTGATTATATCAATGGTTATATCTATGATTTAGGCAGGACTTATGATTATCAAGCAAAAACGCATGACTTTTTACGCCACTTAGTTCACTTAGCAGAAAATATCCGTAAATTCCGCTAA
- a CDS encoding NYN domain-containing protein, with amino-acid sequence MKKKILLVDGYNMIAFWQETRQLFKKNQLDEARNILLRKLNNYAHFENLDIICVFDAQYVPGVRQRYDQYKIQVIFTEEDETADSYIERTAAELNTPRNLVEVATSDLNEQWTVFSQGALRVSARELEQRVNTVKSDLDKMSQHIDLTTPKLRPWNDGQLDKLKQLLDDM; translated from the coding sequence TTGAAGAAAAAAATCCTCTTAGTTGATGGTTATAATATGATTGCCTTTTGGCAGGAAACACGTCAACTGTTTAAGAAAAATCAACTAGACGAAGCCAGAAATATCTTGCTACGTAAGTTAAATAACTATGCTCATTTTGAAAATCTTGACATCATCTGTGTTTTTGATGCACAATATGTCCCTGGAGTTCGTCAACGCTATGATCAATATAAAATTCAAGTCATCTTTACAGAAGAAGACGAGACTGCAGATTCTTACATTGAACGTACCGCTGCTGAATTAAACACACCCCGTAATCTTGTTGAAGTTGCGACCAGTGATTTGAATGAGCAGTGGACAGTTTTCTCTCAGGGAGCTTTACGCGTCTCGGCTCGTGAACTCGAACAACGTGTTAATACAGTCAAATCAGATTTGGATAAAATGTCTCAACATATTGATTTGACAACACCAAAATTACGCCCTTGGAACGACGGACAATTGGATAAATTGAAGCAATTGCTAGACGATATGTAG
- a CDS encoding PFL family protein, producing the protein MDIRQVTETIAMIEEQNFDVRTITMGISLLDCIDPDINKAADKVYKKVVEKAGSLVEVGDEIAAELGIPIVNKRVSVTPISIIGAATDATDYLPLAHALDNAAHEIGIDFIGGFSALVQKGYQKGDEILINSIPRALAETEKVCSSVNIGSTKSGINMTAVADMGRVIKETAELSDLGAAKLVVFANAVEDNPFMAGAFHGVGEADVVINVGVSGPGVVKRALEKVRGESFDVVAETVKKTAFKITRIGQLVGQMASERLGVKFGIVDLSLAPTPAVGDSVARVLEEMGLEAVGTHGTTAALALLNDQVKKGGIMACNQVGGLSGAFIPVSEDEGMIAAVQNGSLNLEKLEAMTAICSVGLDMIAIPEDTPHETIAAMIADEAAIGVINQKTTAVRIIPKGKEGDMIEFGGLLGAAPVMRVNHNSSADFIHRGGQIPAPVHSFKN; encoded by the coding sequence GTGGATATTAGACAAGTTACTGAAACAATTGCAATGATTGAAGAGCAAAATTTCGATGTTCGTACTATTACGATGGGAATTTCTCTTCTTGATTGTATCGATCCTGATATTAACAAAGCTGCTGATAAAGTTTATAAAAAAGTAGTTGAAAAAGCTGGTTCTCTTGTTGAAGTAGGAGACGAAATTGCTGCTGAGCTTGGTATTCCAATTGTAAATAAACGTGTTTCAGTTACACCAATTTCAATTATTGGAGCTGCAACTGATGCGACAGACTATCTTCCACTTGCACATGCTTTGGATAATGCTGCACATGAAATTGGTATTGATTTCATCGGTGGTTTCTCTGCTTTGGTTCAAAAAGGTTACCAAAAAGGTGATGAAATTTTGATTAATTCTATACCTCGTGCTCTTGCTGAAACAGAAAAAGTATGTTCATCTGTTAATATTGGCTCAACAAAATCTGGTATTAATATGACTGCCGTTGCTGACATGGGACGTGTGATTAAAGAAACTGCTGAATTGTCTGATTTAGGTGCAGCTAAGTTAGTTGTATTTGCTAATGCGGTTGAAGATAATCCTTTCATGGCTGGAGCTTTCCATGGTGTTGGTGAAGCGGATGTTGTCATTAATGTCGGTGTTTCTGGTCCTGGTGTTGTCAAACGTGCTCTTGAAAAAGTTCGTGGTGAAAGCTTTGATGTTGTTGCTGAAACTGTTAAGAAAACAGCCTTCAAAATTACTCGTATCGGTCAATTAGTTGGTCAGATGGCTAGTGAACGTTTAGGGGTTAAATTTGGTATTGTTGACCTTTCACTCGCTCCTACACCAGCTGTCGGGGATTCTGTCGCTCGTGTTCTTGAAGAAATGGGACTTGAAGCAGTTGGTACGCACGGTACAACAGCAGCACTTGCACTTTTAAATGACCAAGTTAAAAAAGGTGGTATCATGGCTTGTAACCAAGTTGGTGGTCTATCAGGTGCTTTCATTCCGGTTTCTGAAGATGAAGGAATGATTGCTGCTGTTCAAAATGGTTCCCTTAATTTAGAAAAACTTGAAGCTATGACTGCTATCTGTTCAGTTGGTTTGGATATGATTGCTATTCCTGAGGATACTCCGCACGAAACAATTGCTGCTATGATTGCTGATGAAGCTGCTATTGGTGTTATTAATCAAAAAACAACAGCTGTTCGTATTATTCCTAAAGGTAAAGAAGGAGATATGATTGAATTTGGTGGACTTCTTGGTGCTGCACCAGTGATGCGTGTTAACCATAATTCGTCTGCTGATTTCATTCACCGTGGAGGTCAAATTCCTGCGCCTGTCCATAGCTTTAAAAACTAA
- a CDS encoding ACT domain-containing protein — MKAIITVVGKDKAGIVASVSAKIAEFGFNIDDISQTVLDDFFTMMAVVSSDEKQDFTKLRSEFEAYGDTLNVKINIQSAAIFDAMYNI; from the coding sequence ATGAAAGCAATTATTACTGTTGTTGGAAAAGATAAAGCAGGTATTGTAGCAAGTGTTTCAGCAAAAATTGCTGAGTTTGGTTTTAATATTGATGATATTTCTCAAACTGTTTTGGATGATTTCTTCACAATGATGGCTGTTGTCTCATCTGATGAAAAACAAGATTTCACAAAATTACGCTCTGAATTTGAAGCATATGGTGACACGCTCAACGTCAAAATTAACATTCAAAGCGCAGCGATTTTTGATGCTATGTACAATATTTAA
- the rplM gene encoding 50S ribosomal protein L13: MNKTTFMAKPGQVERKWYVVDATDVPLGRLSAVVASVLRGKNKPTFTPHTDTGDFVIVINAEKVKLTGKKATDKIYYTHSMYPGGLKQISAGELRSKNAVRLIEKSVKGMLPHNTLGRAQGMKLKVFVGSEHTHAAQQPEALDIKGLI; the protein is encoded by the coding sequence ATGAACAAAACAACATTCATGGCTAAACCAGGCCAAGTTGAACGTAAATGGTACGTTGTTGACGCAACAGATGTACCTCTTGGACGTCTTTCTGCAGTAGTTGCTAGCGTACTTCGCGGAAAAAACAAACCAACATTTACACCACACACTGATACAGGTGATTTCGTTATCGTTATCAATGCTGAAAAAGTTAAATTAACTGGTAAAAAAGCAACTGATAAAATCTACTACACTCACTCAATGTATCCAGGTGGTTTGAAACAAATTTCAGCTGGTGAACTTCGTTCTAAAAATGCTGTTCGCTTGATTGAAAAATCAGTTAAAGGCATGCTTCCACACAACACTCTTGGACGTGCACAAGGCATGAAATTGAAAGTCTTTGTAGGTAGCGAGCATACACATGCTGCACAACAACCAGAAGCACTTGATATCAAAGGACTTATCTAA
- a CDS encoding sigma-70 RNA polymerase sigma factor region 4 domain-containing protein produces MDFERYFQTVKPIILKLRRYYFVKLWDYEDWIQEGRIIFFELVEEHPDLLINEGKRYSYFKTKFSNHVKDIIRHQESFKRKFNHMPYEEIGDISHCVPQVSFFEVADYVAYQDSLARLRRTLGREDRLKLEKVIRGERFEGKKDFLKSIEPYFSDFRP; encoded by the coding sequence GTGGATTTTGAACGCTATTTTCAAACGGTTAAACCAATTATTTTAAAATTACGCCGTTATTATTTTGTCAAACTCTGGGATTATGAGGATTGGATTCAAGAGGGACGTATTATTTTCTTTGAACTTGTAGAGGAACATCCTGATCTCTTAATTAATGAAGGCAAACGTTATAGCTACTTTAAAACAAAATTTTCTAACCATGTTAAAGATATTATCCGCCATCAGGAATCCTTTAAACGAAAATTTAATCATATGCCTTATGAAGAAATTGGTGATATTAGTCACTGTGTACCCCAGGTATCTTTCTTTGAAGTCGCAGATTACGTGGCTTATCAGGATAGCTTAGCACGTTTACGAAGAACATTGGGAAGAGAAGATAGACTGAAGTTGGAAAAAGTGATTCGTGGGGAACGTTTTGAAGGGAAGAAAGACTTCTTAAAAAGCATTGAACCGTATTTCTCAGATTTTAGACCATAA
- a CDS encoding DegV family protein codes for MTFKLITDSTADLDEEWANAHDVEILGLTIQLDGKTYETVGENRLTSEVLLESMKNGGKPTTSQVNVGQFEESFRHHAQNGDKVLYLAFSSVLSGTYQSSMIARDIVLEEFPQATIEIVDTLAAAGGEGYLSILAAQARDEGKSLEETEAIIIDILPRLRTYFLVDDLYHLMRGGRLSKTSAIMGSLANIKPLLWIEPSGKLVPLAKVRGRKKALKEVVSQATQSLAHDTAVVAYANDIEGAEILKKSLLEHEDVDHVLIMPLGPVISAHVGPGTLAVFSIGKEAR; via the coding sequence ATGACTTTTAAATTAATAACAGATTCAACAGCTGATTTAGATGAAGAATGGGCAAACGCTCACGATGTTGAAATTTTAGGATTAACCATTCAATTAGACGGAAAAACATACGAAACTGTCGGTGAGAACCGTTTAACGAGTGAAGTATTGCTTGAAAGCATGAAAAATGGTGGCAAGCCAACCACTAGTCAAGTTAATGTGGGACAATTTGAAGAAAGCTTTCGACATCATGCTCAAAATGGGGACAAAGTACTTTATTTGGCATTTTCATCTGTTCTTTCAGGAACGTATCAAAGCTCTATGATTGCGCGTGATATCGTTTTGGAAGAATTCCCGCAAGCTACTATTGAAATTGTTGATACTTTGGCTGCTGCTGGCGGTGAAGGTTACTTGTCCATTTTAGCAGCGCAAGCGCGTGATGAAGGAAAATCTCTTGAAGAAACCGAAGCAATAATTATTGATATTTTGCCACGTTTAAGAACCTATTTCTTGGTTGATGACCTTTATCATCTTATGCGTGGAGGACGTTTATCAAAAACGTCAGCTATTATGGGAAGTTTAGCAAATATCAAGCCACTTTTGTGGATTGAACCATCTGGAAAGTTAGTTCCATTAGCCAAAGTTCGTGGACGTAAAAAAGCCTTGAAAGAAGTCGTTTCCCAAGCAACACAATCATTAGCACATGACACAGCCGTTGTTGCCTATGCTAATGACATCGAAGGTGCTGAAATACTCAAAAAATCATTACTAGAACATGAAGATGTTGACCATGTCCTCATTATGCCACTAGGACCAGTCATTTCTGCCCACGTAGGACCAGGGACATTAGCTGTCTTTTCAATCGGAAAAGAAGCAAGATAA
- a CDS encoding histidine phosphatase family protein, producing MVKTRLYIARHGKTMFNTIGRAQGWSDTPLTAEGERGIQELGVGLKSAGLTFKEAFSSDSGRTLQTMEIILRECQQEDIPYTRDKRIREWCFGSLDGGYDGELFNGVLPRVFDKDMTKLSYEELAKGIYKVDTAGWAETWEELSSRILEGFTAIAKKIEASGGGNAIVVSHGMTIGTFLWLIDPTIPRGLGLDNGSVTVVSFENGKFIIESIGVVSYRLKGRQLLEERKDEKKA from the coding sequence ATGGTAAAAACAAGGTTGTATATTGCTCGTCATGGTAAGACAATGTTTAACACAATCGGTCGTGCACAGGGGTGGAGTGATACTCCGTTGACTGCTGAGGGTGAACGTGGTATTCAGGAACTTGGTGTCGGCTTAAAGTCTGCAGGTTTGACATTTAAGGAAGCTTTTTCGAGTGATAGTGGGCGGACTTTGCAAACAATGGAAATTATATTGCGAGAATGTCAGCAAGAGGACATTCCTTATACGCGTGATAAACGTATTCGTGAGTGGTGTTTTGGCAGTTTGGATGGAGGCTATGACGGTGAGCTCTTCAATGGTGTTCTTCCTCGAGTTTTTGATAAGGACATGACTAAACTGTCTTACGAAGAATTAGCAAAGGGCATTTACAAAGTTGATACTGCCGGTTGGGCTGAAACTTGGGAAGAGCTAAGTAGTCGAATTTTAGAAGGTTTTACTGCTATTGCTAAAAAAATTGAAGCATCGGGCGGTGGCAATGCCATTGTAGTGAGTCACGGTATGACCATTGGTACATTTTTGTGGTTAATTGACCCTACGATACCAAGAGGTCTTGGACTAGATAATGGTAGTGTAACAGTTGTTAGTTTTGAGAATGGCAAATTTATTATTGAATCGATTGGAGTTGTTAGTTATCGTCTCAAAGGTCGACAATTATTAGAAGAAAGAAAAGATGAGAAAAAAGCGTAG
- a CDS encoding M15 family metallopeptidase: MRKKRSLPTLILGLLVIIIFIVGIFVFVQGNQFTLKGNTRNVSTSVSQSSSAKSSSVAAKKKVANLPDVSTKDWQLALVNRDHITPEMNPDLTQIDNITVDSRIADDARNFLAAAQAIDASEHLISGYRSVAYQEELFNSYVSQEMAADPSLTQSAAEYLVKTYSQPAGASEHQTGLAMDMSTVNYLNQSDVDIVEKVKDIAPEYGFVLRFPKGKSESTGVDYEDWHFRYVGKESAKYMTDNNLSLEEYIALLKENKR, translated from the coding sequence ATGAGAAAAAAGCGTAGTTTACCAACCTTAATATTAGGGTTATTAGTTATTATCATTTTTATTGTTGGAATTTTTGTTTTTGTTCAAGGAAATCAATTCACATTAAAGGGAAATACAAGAAATGTTTCTACTTCGGTGAGTCAAAGTTCATCAGCTAAGTCCTCTTCAGTAGCTGCTAAGAAAAAAGTAGCGAATTTACCTGATGTTTCAACCAAAGATTGGCAATTGGCCTTGGTAAATCGTGACCACATCACGCCAGAAATGAATCCTGATTTGACGCAGATTGATAATATTACGGTTGATTCACGTATTGCTGATGATGCTCGTAATTTCTTGGCTGCAGCGCAAGCTATTGACGCTAGTGAACACTTGATTTCTGGTTACCGAAGCGTTGCGTATCAGGAAGAATTGTTTAATTCATATGTATCGCAGGAAATGGCTGCTGACCCAAGTTTGACACAGTCTGCGGCAGAATATTTGGTTAAGACGTATTCACAACCGGCTGGGGCTAGTGAACACCAAACTGGTTTAGCCATGGATATGAGCACTGTCAATTACCTCAATCAAAGTGATGTTGATATTGTGGAAAAAGTAAAAGATATTGCACCTGAATATGGGTTTGTTCTTCGTTTTCCAAAAGGGAAAAGTGAGTCAACAGGTGTTGATTATGAAGATTGGCACTTCCGTTATGTTGGTAAAGAATCAGCAAAATACATGACTGATAATAATCTTAGCCTTGAAGAATACATTGCTTTGTTGAAGGAGAATAAACGATGA
- a CDS encoding IS30 family transposase produces MIEHWPQEGLSNREIARRLAKAPQTIHNEVKRGQVRQQVRKGKFEVIYSADFAQKAYQNNRKRSVKQVSLTKGLKEKITHYIEQKYSPEMMVKSKGIPVPISTIYYWIHHGHLGLTKADMLYPRQEKAKKKHASPNFKPAGKSIEERPESINKRENIGDFEIDTVIQTRAKNECLLTLTDRKSRYQIIRVIPDKSAASVNQALKAILKDYQMNSITADNGAEFSRLAEVFDPTHIYYAHPYYSWERGTNENHNRLIRRWLPKGSKNATQQQVAFIENWINNYPKKLFNYKSPKEFLQAG; encoded by the coding sequence ATGATTGAACATTGGCCTCAAGAAGGGCTCTCAAATCGTGAAATCGCTAGGAGATTAGCTAAAGCTCCTCAAACCATTCACAACGAAGTCAAACGTGGTCAGGTTAGACAACAAGTGCGTAAAGGAAAATTTGAAGTGATCTACTCAGCTGATTTTGCTCAAAAAGCCTATCAAAACAATCGCAAACGTTCTGTTAAACAAGTCTCCCTAACCAAGGGACTCAAAGAAAAGATAACTCACTACATCGAACAGAAATACTCTCCCGAGATGATGGTAAAGTCAAAAGGGATACCTGTTCCCATCTCCACCATTTACTACTGGATTCATCATGGACACTTAGGATTGACCAAGGCTGATATGCTTTATCCTCGACAAGAGAAAGCTAAGAAAAAGCATGCTAGTCCCAATTTTAAGCCAGCTGGAAAGTCTATTGAGGAACGACCAGAAAGTATTAATAAGCGTGAGAATATCGGTGATTTTGAAATTGATACGGTTATTCAAACACGGGCAAAAAACGAGTGTCTGTTGACTCTAACCGATAGAAAGAGTCGTTATCAAATCATTCGAGTCATTCCCGATAAGTCCGCGGCTTCAGTCAATCAAGCTCTGAAAGCAATCCTCAAGGATTATCAAATGAATTCTATCACAGCTGATAACGGGGCTGAGTTCAGTCGTTTAGCGGAAGTTTTTGACCCTACTCATATCTATTATGCCCACCCGTATTATTCTTGGGAGCGTGGTACTAATGAGAATCATAATAGACTCATCCGGCGTTGGTTGCCTAAGGGAAGCAAAAATGCGACTCAACAACAAGTCGCATTTATTGAAAACTGGATTAACAACTATCCAAAGAAACTATTCAATTATAAATCTCCTAAAGAGTTTTTACAGGCTGGCTAA
- the rlmB gene encoding 23S rRNA (guanosine(2251)-2'-O)-methyltransferase RlmB, protein MKNKEFNGQDDIVYGVHAVTEALQANTGNKLYIQDDLRGKNVDKIKSLATEKKVSISWTPKKTLSDMTNGAVHQGFVLRVSEFAYAELDTILEKAAQEENPLILILDGLNDPHNFGSILRTADATNVTGVIIPKHRAVGVTPVVAKTSTGAVEHVPIARVTNLSQTLDKLKEQGFWVFGTDMNGTPSHKWNTAGKLALIIGNEGKGISPNIKKQVDEMITIPMNGHVQSLNASVAAAVLMYEVFRHKID, encoded by the coding sequence ATGAAGAACAAAGAATTTAATGGTCAAGATGACATCGTTTATGGTGTGCATGCCGTAACAGAAGCCCTTCAAGCTAATACAGGAAATAAACTCTACATTCAAGATGACTTGCGCGGAAAAAATGTTGATAAAATTAAAAGCTTAGCAACAGAGAAAAAAGTGTCTATTTCTTGGACGCCCAAAAAAACGCTTAGTGATATGACAAATGGTGCTGTTCATCAAGGTTTTGTTTTACGCGTTTCAGAATTTGCTTATGCTGAATTAGATACCATTTTAGAAAAAGCTGCTCAGGAAGAAAACCCACTGATTCTAATTTTGGATGGACTCAACGACCCGCATAATTTTGGCTCAATTTTGCGAACAGCTGATGCGACAAATGTCACTGGTGTGATTATTCCGAAACATCGTGCAGTTGGTGTAACACCCGTTGTTGCCAAAACCTCAACTGGTGCTGTTGAACACGTTCCGATTGCTCGTGTGACAAACCTCAGCCAAACACTTGATAAATTGAAAGAACAAGGCTTCTGGGTATTTGGTACCGATATGAACGGAACACCATCACACAAATGGAATACAGCTGGCAAACTAGCCCTAATCATTGGTAACGAAGGAAAAGGCATTTCGCCAAACATCAAAAAACAAGTGGATGAAATGATTACCATTCCAATGAACGGTCATGTGCAAAGCTTAAATGCCAGCGTCGCTGCGGCAGTATTAATGTACGAAGTCTTCCGCCATAAAATCGACTAA